A single window of Drosophila suzukii chromosome 3, CBGP_Dsuzu_IsoJpt1.0, whole genome shotgun sequence DNA harbors:
- the sff gene encoding serine/threonine-protein kinase BRSK2 isoform X3: protein MQKENNVTAENCQFVGPYRLEKTLGKGQTGLVKLGVHCVIGKKVAIKIINREKLSESVLMKVEREIAIMKLIDHPHVLGLSDVYENKKYLYLILEHVSGGELFDYLVKKGRLTPKEARKFFRQIISALDFCHSHSICHRDLKPENLLLDEKNNIKIADFGMASLQPAGSMLETSCGSPHYACPEVIRGEKYDGRKADVWSCGVILYALLVGALPFDDDNLRQLLEKVKRGVFHIPHFVPPDCQSLLRGMIEVNPDRRLTLAEINRHPWVTAGGKGELELELPMMEVVQTHVIPTATAVDPDVLNAICSLGCFKEKEKLIQELLSASHNTEKVIYFLLLERKRRRPALEDDDEIAQKSRSELDAVDPPRKRLDTCRINGTNAPSYGQISEGSPLTPRRQAFNFRSYSSTRNHQRRSPTTVSSSVRSSSYHSPTRCNSPMTSAQQQANAISRPSSPAAGTRHSTYGDRDRSGHHSSVSRTPSHSSQKSIEGDVVVVREPRIERRDSLRQERGGGSPRERGDCGIPPGSPGGNSSGSNSASPSVHHRANSVVNPNGSPMMNNSNPGMPGSPCNTPGGQLWKTRLTNIKNSFLGSPRFHRRKMQVSADEVHLTPESSPELTKRSWFGNLITTEKDETFTILVKGKPIATVKAHLIHAFLSMAELSHSVVSPTSFRVEYKRNGNGPVMFQRHVKFQVDISAICKQGDIADMLFALTFTLLSGNIRRFRRICEHIQSQVCSKRFPGPSSPPTVTSVTQAVSESSSCGSVSSERLSYKRQVIENDMENDSIFSYKSGNGRRASTTNNNNANPVDIPGSPIAVRSNSETAEHERNRELQSERQATTMSGSAIA, encoded by the exons ATGCAGAAGGAGAACAATGTCACGGCGGAGAATTGCCAATTTGTGGGGCCCTATCGCCTGGAGAAAACCCTCGGCAAGGGTCAAACGG GTCTCGTCAAGTTGGGCGTGCATTGTGTGATTGGCAAGAAGGTTGCGATTAAAATAATCAATCGCGAGAAACTCAGCGAATCGGTGCTAATGAAG GTTGAACGTGAAATCGCCATAATGAAACTAATCGATCATCCGCACGTCCTTGGCCTGAGCGATGTGTACGAGAACAAGAAGTATTTGTATTTGATATTGGAGCATGTATCCGGCGGCGAGCTCTTCGACTACCTGGTGAAGAAGGGTCGCCTGACGCCCAAGGAGGCGCGCAAGTTCTTCAGGCAAATCATCTCCGCCCTGGATTTCTGTCACTCGCATTCGATTTG CCATCGGGATTTGAAGCCAGAGAACCTGCTGCTGGACGAGAAGAATAACATTAAGATAGCGGACTTTGGGATGGCTTCTCTGCAGCCAGCCGGCAGCATGTTGGAAACCTCGTGCGGCAGTCCACACTACGCGTGTCCGGAGGTCATACGG GGTGAGAAGTACGATGGCCGCAAGGCGGATGTCTGGTCCTGCGGGGTCATCCTGTACGCCCTGCTGGTGGGTGCGTTGCCCTTCGACGACGACAACTTGCGCCAGCTGCTGGAGAAAGTCAAGCGCGGCGTCTTTCACATACCGCACTTCGTGCCGCCGGACTGCCAGAGTCTGCTGCGCGGCATGATTGAGGTGAATCCGGACCGGCGGCTCACG CTGGCTGAAATCAACCGCCATCCGTGGGTCACGGCTGGAGGCAAGGGAGAACTGGAGCTGGAGCTGCCGATGATGGAGGTGGTGCAGACACATGTTATTCCCACAGCCACTGCGGTGGATCCGGACGTGTTGAACGCCATTTGCTCGCTGGGTTGCTTCAAGGAGAAGGAGAAGCTCATCCAGGAGCTGCTCAGTGCAAG TCACAATACGGAGAAGGTCATATACTTCCTGTTGCTGGAGCGCAAGCGAAGACGACCCGCGCTGGAGGACGACGACGAGATTGCGCAAAAATCCCGCAGTGAACTGGATGCAGTGGATCCGCCGCGTAAGCGCTTGGACACCTGTCGCATCAATGGCACCAATGCACCCAGCTATGGACAGATATCGGAGGGTTCACCGCTGACGCCCAGACGACAAGCCTTTAA CTTCCGGTCGTACAGCAGCACACGGAACCACCAACGGCGCTCGCCCACAACAGTTTCCTCGTCGGTGCGGAGCTCCTCATATCACAGTCCCACGCGCTGCAACTCCCCGATGACTTCGGCCCAGCAGCAGGCGAATGCCATTTCCCGACCATCTTCCCCAGCGGCGGGAACACGGCATTCGACCTACGGGGATCGCGATCGATCCGGACACCATTCCTCCGTGAGCCGGACACCCTCGCACAGTTCGCAGAAGAGCATCGAGGGCGATGTGGTGGTGGTGCGGGAGCCAAGGATCGAGCGAAGGGACTCACTGCGTCAGGAGCGCGGAGGAGGATCGCCGAGGGAGCGAGGGGACTGCGGCATACCGCCGGGCAGTCCGGGCGGCAATTCGAGCGGATCCAATTCCGCCTCACCGTCGGTGCACCACCGTGCCAACTCAG TTGTGAATCCCAATGGCTCGCCCATGATGAACAACAGCAATCCGGGCATGCCCGGCTCTCCATGCAACACACCAGGAGGCCAGTTATGGAAGACGCGGCTCACAAACATCAAGAACAGTTTCTTGGGAAGTCCGCGGTTCCATCGCAGAAAAATGCAGG TTTCTGCCGATGAGGTGCACTTGACGCCCGAATCCTCACCAGAGCTCACGAAGCGCTCTTGGTTCGGTAATCTCATAACAACCGAGAAGGATGAAACTTTCACTATTTTGGTCAAGGGCAAGCCCATTGCCACGGTCAAGGCGCATTTGATACATGCATTTTTATCC ATGGCTGAACTATCTCATAGTGTGGTCTCGCCCACCTCATTTCGGGTGGAGTACAAACGGAATGGCAATGGACCCGTCATGTTCCAGCGCCATGTTAAGTTTCAG GTTGACATCAGTGCCATTTGCAAACAAGGTGACATTGCTGATATGTTGTTTGCACTAACATTTACGCTGCTATCAG GTAACATTCGGCGTTTTCGACGCATTTGCGAGCACATTCAGTCCCAGGTGTGCTCAAAGAGGTTCCCGGGTCCCAGTAGTCCGCCGACGGTGACCAGTGTAACGCAGGCTGTTTCGGAAAGCTCATCCTGCGGATCGGTATCCAGTGAGAGGTTATCGTACAAGCGACAGGTG atCGAAAACGACATGGAGAACGACTCCATATTCTCGTACAAGTCGGGCAATGGACGTCGGGCCTCGACCACAAACAACAATAATGCCAATCCAGTCGACATACCCGGAAGTCCCATTGCAGTGCGATCAAA CTCTGAAACCGCTGAGCACGAACGCAACCGCGAGCTGCAGAGTGAGCGTCAGGCGACAACGATGTCCGGTAGTGCAATCGCATGA
- the sff gene encoding serine/threonine-protein kinase BRSK2 isoform X2, translating to MQKENNVTAENCQFVGPYRLEKTLGKGQTGLVKLGVHCVIGKKVAIKIINREKLSESVLMKVEREIAIMKLIDHPHVLGLSDVYENKKYLYLILEHVSGGELFDYLVKKGRLTPKEARKFFRQIISALDFCHSHSICHRDLKPENLLLDEKNNIKIADFGMASLQPAGSMLETSCGSPHYACPEVIRGEKYDGRKADVWSCGVILYALLVGALPFDDDNLRQLLEKVKRGVFHIPHFVPPDCQSLLRGMIEVNPDRRLTLAEINRHPWVTAGGKGELELELPMMEVVQTHVIPTATAVDPDVLNAICSLGCFKEKEKLIQELLSASHNTEKVIYFLLLERKRRRPALEDDDEIAQKSRSELDAVDPPRKRLDTCRINGTNAPSYGQISEGSPLTPRRQAFNFRSYSSTRNHQRRSPTTVSSSVRSSSYHSPTRCNSPMTSAQQQANAISRPSSPAAGTRHSTYGDRDRSGHHSSVSRTPSHSSQKSIEGDVVVVREPRIERRDSLRQERGGGSPRERGDCGIPPGSPGGNSSGSNSASPSVHHRANSGPTIAIIVNPNGSPMMNNSNPGMPGSPCNTPGGQLWKTRLTNIKNSFLGSPRFHRRKMQVSADEVHLTPESSPELTKRSWFGNLITTEKDETFTILVKGKPIATVKAHLIHAFLSMAELSHSVVSPTSFRVEYKRNGNGPVMFQRHVKFQVDISAICKQGDIADMLFALTFTLLSGNIRRFRRICEHIQSQVCSKRFPGPSSPPTVTSVTQAVSESSSCGSVSSERLSYKRQVIENDMENDSIFSYKSGNGRRASTTNNNNANPVDIPGSPIAVRSNSETAEHERNRELQSERQATTMSGSAIA from the exons ATGCAGAAGGAGAACAATGTCACGGCGGAGAATTGCCAATTTGTGGGGCCCTATCGCCTGGAGAAAACCCTCGGCAAGGGTCAAACGG GTCTCGTCAAGTTGGGCGTGCATTGTGTGATTGGCAAGAAGGTTGCGATTAAAATAATCAATCGCGAGAAACTCAGCGAATCGGTGCTAATGAAG GTTGAACGTGAAATCGCCATAATGAAACTAATCGATCATCCGCACGTCCTTGGCCTGAGCGATGTGTACGAGAACAAGAAGTATTTGTATTTGATATTGGAGCATGTATCCGGCGGCGAGCTCTTCGACTACCTGGTGAAGAAGGGTCGCCTGACGCCCAAGGAGGCGCGCAAGTTCTTCAGGCAAATCATCTCCGCCCTGGATTTCTGTCACTCGCATTCGATTTG CCATCGGGATTTGAAGCCAGAGAACCTGCTGCTGGACGAGAAGAATAACATTAAGATAGCGGACTTTGGGATGGCTTCTCTGCAGCCAGCCGGCAGCATGTTGGAAACCTCGTGCGGCAGTCCACACTACGCGTGTCCGGAGGTCATACGG GGTGAGAAGTACGATGGCCGCAAGGCGGATGTCTGGTCCTGCGGGGTCATCCTGTACGCCCTGCTGGTGGGTGCGTTGCCCTTCGACGACGACAACTTGCGCCAGCTGCTGGAGAAAGTCAAGCGCGGCGTCTTTCACATACCGCACTTCGTGCCGCCGGACTGCCAGAGTCTGCTGCGCGGCATGATTGAGGTGAATCCGGACCGGCGGCTCACG CTGGCTGAAATCAACCGCCATCCGTGGGTCACGGCTGGAGGCAAGGGAGAACTGGAGCTGGAGCTGCCGATGATGGAGGTGGTGCAGACACATGTTATTCCCACAGCCACTGCGGTGGATCCGGACGTGTTGAACGCCATTTGCTCGCTGGGTTGCTTCAAGGAGAAGGAGAAGCTCATCCAGGAGCTGCTCAGTGCAAG TCACAATACGGAGAAGGTCATATACTTCCTGTTGCTGGAGCGCAAGCGAAGACGACCCGCGCTGGAGGACGACGACGAGATTGCGCAAAAATCCCGCAGTGAACTGGATGCAGTGGATCCGCCGCGTAAGCGCTTGGACACCTGTCGCATCAATGGCACCAATGCACCCAGCTATGGACAGATATCGGAGGGTTCACCGCTGACGCCCAGACGACAAGCCTTTAA CTTCCGGTCGTACAGCAGCACACGGAACCACCAACGGCGCTCGCCCACAACAGTTTCCTCGTCGGTGCGGAGCTCCTCATATCACAGTCCCACGCGCTGCAACTCCCCGATGACTTCGGCCCAGCAGCAGGCGAATGCCATTTCCCGACCATCTTCCCCAGCGGCGGGAACACGGCATTCGACCTACGGGGATCGCGATCGATCCGGACACCATTCCTCCGTGAGCCGGACACCCTCGCACAGTTCGCAGAAGAGCATCGAGGGCGATGTGGTGGTGGTGCGGGAGCCAAGGATCGAGCGAAGGGACTCACTGCGTCAGGAGCGCGGAGGAGGATCGCCGAGGGAGCGAGGGGACTGCGGCATACCGCCGGGCAGTCCGGGCGGCAATTCGAGCGGATCCAATTCCGCCTCACCGTCGGTGCACCACCGTGCCAACTCAGGTCCGACCATTGCCATTA TTGTGAATCCCAATGGCTCGCCCATGATGAACAACAGCAATCCGGGCATGCCCGGCTCTCCATGCAACACACCAGGAGGCCAGTTATGGAAGACGCGGCTCACAAACATCAAGAACAGTTTCTTGGGAAGTCCGCGGTTCCATCGCAGAAAAATGCAGG TTTCTGCCGATGAGGTGCACTTGACGCCCGAATCCTCACCAGAGCTCACGAAGCGCTCTTGGTTCGGTAATCTCATAACAACCGAGAAGGATGAAACTTTCACTATTTTGGTCAAGGGCAAGCCCATTGCCACGGTCAAGGCGCATTTGATACATGCATTTTTATCC ATGGCTGAACTATCTCATAGTGTGGTCTCGCCCACCTCATTTCGGGTGGAGTACAAACGGAATGGCAATGGACCCGTCATGTTCCAGCGCCATGTTAAGTTTCAG GTTGACATCAGTGCCATTTGCAAACAAGGTGACATTGCTGATATGTTGTTTGCACTAACATTTACGCTGCTATCAG GTAACATTCGGCGTTTTCGACGCATTTGCGAGCACATTCAGTCCCAGGTGTGCTCAAAGAGGTTCCCGGGTCCCAGTAGTCCGCCGACGGTGACCAGTGTAACGCAGGCTGTTTCGGAAAGCTCATCCTGCGGATCGGTATCCAGTGAGAGGTTATCGTACAAGCGACAGGTG atCGAAAACGACATGGAGAACGACTCCATATTCTCGTACAAGTCGGGCAATGGACGTCGGGCCTCGACCACAAACAACAATAATGCCAATCCAGTCGACATACCCGGAAGTCCCATTGCAGTGCGATCAAA CTCTGAAACCGCTGAGCACGAACGCAACCGCGAGCTGCAGAGTGAGCGTCAGGCGACAACGATGTCCGGTAGTGCAATCGCATGA
- the sff gene encoding serine/threonine-protein kinase BRSK2 isoform X1 has product MQKENNVTAENCQFVGPYRLEKTLGKGQTGLVKLGVHCVIGKKVAIKIINREKLSESVLMKVEREIAIMKLIDHPHVLGLSDVYENKKYLYLILEHVSGGELFDYLVKKGRLTPKEARKFFRQIISALDFCHSHSICHRDLKPENLLLDEKNNIKIADFGMASLQPAGSMLETSCGSPHYACPEVIRGEKYDGRKADVWSCGVILYALLVGALPFDDDNLRQLLEKVKRGVFHIPHFVPPDCQSLLRGMIEVNPDRRLTLAEINRHPWVTAGGKGELELELPMMEVVQTHVIPTATAVDPDVLNAICSLGCFKEKEKLIQELLSASHNTEKVIYFLLLERKRRRPALEDDDEIAQKSRSELDAVDPPRKRLDTCRINGTNAPSYGQISEGSPLTPRRQAFNFRSYSSTRNHQRRSPTTVSSSVRSSSYHSPTRCNSPMTSAQQQANAISRPSSPAAGTRHSTYGDRDRSGHHSSVSRTPSHSSQKSIEGDVVVVREPRIERRDSLRQERGGGSPRERGDCGIPPGSPGGNSSGSNSASPSVHHRANSGPTIAISMFHDPDSNSVVNPNGSPMMNNSNPGMPGSPCNTPGGQLWKTRLTNIKNSFLGSPRFHRRKMQVSADEVHLTPESSPELTKRSWFGNLITTEKDETFTILVKGKPIATVKAHLIHAFLSMAELSHSVVSPTSFRVEYKRNGNGPVMFQRHVKFQVDISAICKQGDIADMLFALTFTLLSGNIRRFRRICEHIQSQVCSKRFPGPSSPPTVTSVTQAVSESSSCGSVSSERLSYKRQVIENDMENDSIFSYKSGNGRRASTTNNNNANPVDIPGSPIAVRSNSETAEHERNRELQSERQATTMSGSAIA; this is encoded by the exons ATGCAGAAGGAGAACAATGTCACGGCGGAGAATTGCCAATTTGTGGGGCCCTATCGCCTGGAGAAAACCCTCGGCAAGGGTCAAACGG GTCTCGTCAAGTTGGGCGTGCATTGTGTGATTGGCAAGAAGGTTGCGATTAAAATAATCAATCGCGAGAAACTCAGCGAATCGGTGCTAATGAAG GTTGAACGTGAAATCGCCATAATGAAACTAATCGATCATCCGCACGTCCTTGGCCTGAGCGATGTGTACGAGAACAAGAAGTATTTGTATTTGATATTGGAGCATGTATCCGGCGGCGAGCTCTTCGACTACCTGGTGAAGAAGGGTCGCCTGACGCCCAAGGAGGCGCGCAAGTTCTTCAGGCAAATCATCTCCGCCCTGGATTTCTGTCACTCGCATTCGATTTG CCATCGGGATTTGAAGCCAGAGAACCTGCTGCTGGACGAGAAGAATAACATTAAGATAGCGGACTTTGGGATGGCTTCTCTGCAGCCAGCCGGCAGCATGTTGGAAACCTCGTGCGGCAGTCCACACTACGCGTGTCCGGAGGTCATACGG GGTGAGAAGTACGATGGCCGCAAGGCGGATGTCTGGTCCTGCGGGGTCATCCTGTACGCCCTGCTGGTGGGTGCGTTGCCCTTCGACGACGACAACTTGCGCCAGCTGCTGGAGAAAGTCAAGCGCGGCGTCTTTCACATACCGCACTTCGTGCCGCCGGACTGCCAGAGTCTGCTGCGCGGCATGATTGAGGTGAATCCGGACCGGCGGCTCACG CTGGCTGAAATCAACCGCCATCCGTGGGTCACGGCTGGAGGCAAGGGAGAACTGGAGCTGGAGCTGCCGATGATGGAGGTGGTGCAGACACATGTTATTCCCACAGCCACTGCGGTGGATCCGGACGTGTTGAACGCCATTTGCTCGCTGGGTTGCTTCAAGGAGAAGGAGAAGCTCATCCAGGAGCTGCTCAGTGCAAG TCACAATACGGAGAAGGTCATATACTTCCTGTTGCTGGAGCGCAAGCGAAGACGACCCGCGCTGGAGGACGACGACGAGATTGCGCAAAAATCCCGCAGTGAACTGGATGCAGTGGATCCGCCGCGTAAGCGCTTGGACACCTGTCGCATCAATGGCACCAATGCACCCAGCTATGGACAGATATCGGAGGGTTCACCGCTGACGCCCAGACGACAAGCCTTTAA CTTCCGGTCGTACAGCAGCACACGGAACCACCAACGGCGCTCGCCCACAACAGTTTCCTCGTCGGTGCGGAGCTCCTCATATCACAGTCCCACGCGCTGCAACTCCCCGATGACTTCGGCCCAGCAGCAGGCGAATGCCATTTCCCGACCATCTTCCCCAGCGGCGGGAACACGGCATTCGACCTACGGGGATCGCGATCGATCCGGACACCATTCCTCCGTGAGCCGGACACCCTCGCACAGTTCGCAGAAGAGCATCGAGGGCGATGTGGTGGTGGTGCGGGAGCCAAGGATCGAGCGAAGGGACTCACTGCGTCAGGAGCGCGGAGGAGGATCGCCGAGGGAGCGAGGGGACTGCGGCATACCGCCGGGCAGTCCGGGCGGCAATTCGAGCGGATCCAATTCCGCCTCACCGTCGGTGCACCACCGTGCCAACTCAGGTCCGACCATTGCCATTAGTATGTTCCACGATCCAGATTCGAATAGTG TTGTGAATCCCAATGGCTCGCCCATGATGAACAACAGCAATCCGGGCATGCCCGGCTCTCCATGCAACACACCAGGAGGCCAGTTATGGAAGACGCGGCTCACAAACATCAAGAACAGTTTCTTGGGAAGTCCGCGGTTCCATCGCAGAAAAATGCAGG TTTCTGCCGATGAGGTGCACTTGACGCCCGAATCCTCACCAGAGCTCACGAAGCGCTCTTGGTTCGGTAATCTCATAACAACCGAGAAGGATGAAACTTTCACTATTTTGGTCAAGGGCAAGCCCATTGCCACGGTCAAGGCGCATTTGATACATGCATTTTTATCC ATGGCTGAACTATCTCATAGTGTGGTCTCGCCCACCTCATTTCGGGTGGAGTACAAACGGAATGGCAATGGACCCGTCATGTTCCAGCGCCATGTTAAGTTTCAG GTTGACATCAGTGCCATTTGCAAACAAGGTGACATTGCTGATATGTTGTTTGCACTAACATTTACGCTGCTATCAG GTAACATTCGGCGTTTTCGACGCATTTGCGAGCACATTCAGTCCCAGGTGTGCTCAAAGAGGTTCCCGGGTCCCAGTAGTCCGCCGACGGTGACCAGTGTAACGCAGGCTGTTTCGGAAAGCTCATCCTGCGGATCGGTATCCAGTGAGAGGTTATCGTACAAGCGACAGGTG atCGAAAACGACATGGAGAACGACTCCATATTCTCGTACAAGTCGGGCAATGGACGTCGGGCCTCGACCACAAACAACAATAATGCCAATCCAGTCGACATACCCGGAAGTCCCATTGCAGTGCGATCAAA CTCTGAAACCGCTGAGCACGAACGCAACCGCGAGCTGCAGAGTGAGCGTCAGGCGACAACGATGTCCGGTAGTGCAATCGCATGA